The stretch of DNA ACCTTGCGGAAGGGCTTACCCCCGAGGACATCGCCCGCCACCTCTACACTGCGGGTCTTCCCGACCCCGACTTCATCATCCGCACCTCGGGGGAGATTAGGCTTTCCGGCTTCCTCCTCTGGCAGTCCGCCTACTCGGAGTTCTATTTTGCCGACGTGCTCTGGCCGGAGTTCCGCAAGATCGACTTCCTGCGGGCCCTCCGTAGCTACCAGGCCCGGGAGCGCCGCTTCGGGCGTTGACAAAATGCGCCCCTTCGTATACCCTTACGGACAAGATGCCGGCCCTTGCGAAAAAACTCGGCCGCCGGGGGGTAGGGTAGCCCCAGAGGGTTCCTCATCCCCCGGCCCGGGTTCGGGCCGGTTTTCTTTTTGGGGAGGGGCGCATGCGGGAATGGAAGATCATCGATTCCACCTTAAGGGAAGGGGAGCAGTTCGAGCGGGCCAACTTTTCCACCCAGGACAAGATCGAGATCGCCAAGGCCCTGGACGCTTTCGGCGTGGAGTACATCGAGGTGACCACCCCCATGGCCTCCCCCCAGTCCCGCAAGGACGCGGAGGTGCTGGCCTCCTTGGGCCTCAGGGCCAAGGTGGTGACCCACATCCAGACCCGCCTGGACGCGGCCCAGGTGGCCCTGGAGACCGGGGTCCAGGGCATCGACCTCCTCTTCGGCACCAGCAAGTACCTCAGGGCGGCCCATGGGCGGGACATCCCCCGGATCATCGAGGAGGCCCGGGAGGTCATCCAGTTTATCCGCGAGAAGGCCCCCCACGTGGAGGTGCGCTTCTCCGCCGAGGACACCTTCCGCTCCGAAGAGCACGACCTCCTGGAGATTTACGGGGCCATCGCCCCGTATGTGGACCGGGTGGGCCTGGCGGACACCGTGGGCATCGCCACTCCCAGGCAGGTCTACGCCCTGGTGCGGGAGGTAAGGCGGGTAGTGGGGCCCCATGTGGACATCGAGTTCCACGGCCACAACGACACGGGCTGCGCCATCGCCAACGCCTTTGAGGCCATCGAGGCGGGGGCCACCCACGTGGACACCAGCGTCCTGGGGATCGGGGAGCGAAACGGGATCACCCCTTTGGGGGGCTTCCTGGCCCGCATGTACACCCTGCAGCCCGAGTACCTGCGCAGCAAGTACCGCTTGGAGATGCTCCCCGAGCTGGACCGGATGGTGGCCAAGATGGTAGGGATCGAGATTCCCTTCAACAACTACATCACCGGGGAGACGGCCTTCAGCCACAAGGCGGGGATGCACCTCAAGGCCATCTACCTCAACCCCGAGTCCTACGAGCCCTACCCCCCGGAGGTCTTCGGGGTGGGGCGCAAGCTCATCATCGCCTCCAAGCTCACCGGGCGGCACGCCATAAGGGCGCGGGCGGAGGAGCTCGGCCTCCACTACGGGGAGGAGGAACTCCACCGCATCACCCAGCACATCAAGGCCTTGGCGGATAGAGGCCAGCTCACCCTCGAGGAGCTGGACCGGATCCTCAGGGAGTGGATCACGGCATGAGGCTAGAGGTTCTGGAACTCCTCTTCGCTGATGCCGGCTTGCTTCAGGATTTTGCGGAAAGTGCCCTTGGGAAGCTCCCCGCTGTGAAAGGGCACCACCACGATCCGGCCATCGGGGTGGGTGTAGAGGCGGTGACCGCCTTTGGCCATGCGTTCCGTGAAACCCAGGCGCTGGAGCTTTCGGGCCACCTCTTCCGGCCTAGGCGGCATCCACCCTCACCCCCACGGCCCGGACGTCCGGAGGCCAGGGACGGCCGGTTTCCCGCAGATGGGCGAGGACAAGTTCTAAAGCTTCTTTGGCATGGGCCAGGGCTTCCTCAGGGCTTTGCCCGAAGGAGTGGGCCTCGGGGATGGCGGGGAACTCCGCGATCCAGGTGCCCGGGGTTTCGGGGTCCTCATACACCAGGGCGGTGTAGGTCATACCCCCATTATAGGAGGCAAGAATGGGCCTGACTTTGGCGGAAAAGATCCTCTCCCATAAGGCGGGCAGGGAGGCGCGGGCGGAGGAGCTCGTGGTGGTGGAGGTGGACCAGGTGATGGTGGTGGACTCCATCGCCGGGAGCTTCTTCCGGCGCCTGGAGTACCTGGAGGCCACCCCCCGCTACCCGGAAAGAGTTTCCATCGTCATCGACCACGTGGCCCCGGCGGCGAACCTGGAGGTGGCCAAGGCGCAGAAGGAGATCCGGGAGTGGGGGCATAAGCACGGCATCCGGGTCTTTGACGTGGGAAGAGGGGTCTGCCACCAGGTGCTCATCGAGGAGGGCCTGGCCCAGCCAGGCTGGATCGTGGTGGGCTCGGACTCCCACTCCACCACCTACGGAGCGGTGGGGGCCTTCGGCACGGGGATGGGGGCCACGGACATCGCCTTGGCGGCCGCATCGGGGCGCACCTGGCTGAGGGTGCCGGAAAGCGTCAAGGTGGCCTTCCGGGGGAGGCTTCCCCAAGGGGTCACCGCCAAGGACGCCGCCCTCGAGATGGTGCGCCTCCTCACCGCGGAAGGGGCCACCTACATGGCGGTGGAGATCCACCTTACCGAGGGGGCCGAGGCCCTGGGCCGGGGGGAGCGCATGACCCTGGCCAACCTCACGGTGGAGGCGGGGGCCAAGGCGGGGCTGGTGGTGCCCTCGGGGGAGATCCTGGACCTCTACCGGGTGCCCGAATGGCTCTACCCCGACCCCGACGCCCGGTACGTGCGGGAGGTGGAGATCGACCTCTCCCGCCTCACCCCCCGGGTTTCCGTGCCCTTTTACGTGGACAACGTCCACGAGGTGGCCGAGGTCTGGGGCAAGCGGGTGGACCAGGTCTTCATCGGCACCTGCACCAACGGGAGGCTCGAGGACCTGAGGGCCGCCGCCGAGGTGCTCAAGGGGCGGAAGGTGGCCCCGGGGGTGCGCCTCCTCGTCATCCCCGCAAGCTCCCAGGTGTTGGAGGAGGCCGCCCGGGACGGCACCCTCCTCACCCTCTTGGAGGCCGGGGCCACCATCGGCACCCCGGGGTGCGGCCCCTGCATGGGGCGGCACATGGGGGTCCTGGCTCCGGGGGAGGTGTGCGTGTCCACCAGTAACCGCAACTTCCGGGGGCGCATGGGGGCTCCCGAGGCCGAGATCTACCTGGCCAGCCCCCGGGTGGCCGCGGCCAGCGCGGTGGCGGGGTACCTCACCACCCCGGAGGAACTGGAGGGAAGCCATGCCTAGGGTCTGGAAGTTTGGCGACCATATCAACACCGACGACATCCTTCCCGGCAAGTACGCTCCTTTCATGGTGGGGGAGGACCGGTTCCACACCTTCGCCTTCGCCCACCTGCGGCCTGGGTTCGCCCAGGAGGTGAAGCCCGGGGACATCCTGGTCTTCGGAAGGAACGCGGGGCTTGGCAGTAGCCGGGAGTACGCCCCCGAGGCCCTGAAGCGCCTGGGCATCCGGGCGGTCATCGCCAAGAGCTACGCCCGCATCTTTTTCCGCAACCTGGTGAACCTGGGGATCGTGCCCTTTGAGTCGGAGGAGGTGGTGGATGCGCTAGAGGAGGGCGACGAGGTGGAGCTGGACGTGGAAACGGGGGTGCTGCGCAGGGGGGAGGAGCGCTTCCTCCTTCGCCCCCCACCCCCCTTCCTCCTGGAGGCGCTGAAGGAGGGTTCCCTCCTGGACTACTACAAAAAGCACGGGCGCTTCCCGGGGGAGTAGACTGGGCTCATGGAGGACCTGGAGATCACCTGCCCGGTGTGCGGCGAGGCCAGCCTGGTGCTGGCCGAGGACCTGGAGACCCTGGAGCTGGGGGATGTGCTGGAGTGCGAGGCCTGCGGGGCCTTCCTGGAGGTGGTCTCCCTGGACCCTCTGGAGGTGGAGGTGACGGAGGAGGGCCTGGAGGGCTTCTTCGTGGACTGCCCCCGTTGCGGGTACACCTTTGAGGTCTCCGAGGAGGATCAGGGCCAAGAGGTAGAGTGCCCGGAGTGCGGCTTTCGCTTCGTTCCCGACTGGAGCGAGGTGGAGGAGGAGGACGAGGAATGGTAGCCACTTGCCCGGAGTGCGGTGCGGAGCTTGCGCTGGAGAACCCGGAGCTGGGTGAGCTTGTGGTCTGCGAGGACTGCGGCGCGGAGCTGGAGGTGGTGGGGCTCAGCCCCTTGCGCCTGGAGGCGGCCCCGGAGGAAGCCGAGGACTGGGGCGAGTGAGCCCGGGCGGGGCTCCCTGAGGAGCTTTTCCCCGACCGGGCCCGCGCCCGGTCGGGGCGCCTAAAAGGGAGAGGCGCCATGCTGGCCATCCTTTACGACCGCATCCGCCCCGACGAGAGGATGCTCTTCGAAAGGGCCGAGGCCCTGGGCATCCCCTACAAGAAGATCTACGCCCCCGCCCTCCCCATGGTCCTGGGGGAGAGGCCCGAGGAGCTAGCGGGGGTCACGGTGGCCCTGGAGCGCTGCGTGAGCCAGACCCGGGGCCTGGCGGTGGCCCGCTACCTCACCGCCTTGGGCATCCCCGTGGTGAACCGGCCCGAGGTCATCGAGGCTTGCGGGGACAAGTGGGCCACCAGCGTGGCCCTGGAGCGGGCCGGGCTTCCCCAGCCCAAGACCGCCCTCCTCACCGATGCGGAGGAGGCCCTGAGGCTCATGGAGGAATGGGGCTACCCTGTGGTCCTGAAGCCGGTGATCGGGAGCTGGGGGAGGCTTCTCGCCAAGATCACCGACCGGGAGGCGGCGGAGGCTATCCTGGAGCACAAGGAGGTCCTGGGGGGCTTCCAGCACCAGCTTCTCTACCTCCAGGAATACGTGAAGAAGCCCGGGCGGGACATAAGGGTCTTCGTGGTGGGGGACAGGGCCATCGCCGCCATCTACCGCAGGAGCCTGCACTGGATCACCAACACCGCCCGGGGGGGGCAGGCGGAAAACTGCCCCGTGACCCCGGAGATCGCCGAGCTTTCCGTGCGGGCGGCCCAGGCGGTGGGGGGTGGGGTGGTGGCCATCGACCTCTTCGAGTCCGAGCGGGGCCTTTTGGTGAACGAGGTGAACCACACCATGGAGTTCAAGAACTCCGTGCACACCACGGGGGTGGACATCCCCGGGGAGATCCTGCGCTACGCCTGGGAGGTGGCCCGTGGATAGGAAGACCCTCGCCATCGTGGGGGCCTCCGGCTATGCGGGGGGAGAGTTTTTGCGCCTGGTCCTTTCCCACCCCTATTTGGAGGTGAAGCAGGTGACCTCGAGGCGCTTCGCCGGGGAACCCGTGACCTTCGTCCACCCCAACCTGCGGGGGAGAACGAACCTGAAGTTCATCCCCCCCGAGCGGTTGGAGCCCGCGGACATCCTGGTCTTGGCCCTGCCCCACGGGGTCTTGGCCCGGGAGTTTGAGCGCTACGCCCAGCTGGCCCCCATCCTCATCGACCTCTCCGCGGACTTCCGCCTGAAGGACCCGGGGCTTTACCAGAAGTACTACGGGGAGCACCCGAGGCCCGAGCTCCTGGGCCGCTTCGTCTACGCCCTGCCCGAGCTCTACCGGGACCGCCTGCGGGAAGCGGACTGGATGGCGGGGGCGGGGTGCAACGCCACCGCCACGATCCTGGGGCTCTATCCCCTCCTTAAAGGAGGGGTGCTGAAACCCGGTCCCGTCTTCGTCACCCTCCTCATCTCCACCTCGGCGGCGGGGGCCGAGCCCAGCCCGGCCAGCCACCACCCCGAGCGGGCGGGCTCCCTCCGGGTCTACAAGCCCACGGGCCACCGCCACACCGCCGAGGTGGTGGAAAACCTCCCCGGGAGGCCCGAGGTCCACCTCACCGCCATCGCCACCGACCGGGTGCGGGGCATCCTCATGACCGCCCAGGCCTTTCTCCTGGACGGCTGGAGCGAGCGGGACGTGTGGCAGGCCTACCGGGAGGCCTATGGGGGTGAGCCTTTCATCCGCATCGTCAAGCAGAAAAAGGGCGTGCACCGCTACCCCGACCCCCGCTTTGTCCAGGGCACCAACTACGCGGATATCGGCTTCGAGCTGGAGGAGGACACCGGGCGCCTGGTGGTCATGGTGGCCATCGACAACCTGGTGAAGGGCACCGCCGGGCATGCCCTCCAGGCCCTCAACCTCCGCATGGGCTGGCCGGAAACCCTAGGGCTGGAGTTTTCCGGGCTCCACCCTTGAGGCCATCCCCCTGGGGCCAGGGCAGCAGAGGTGCTAGCATATGCGCCATGAAGCGGACCACCCTCTACTTGCCCGAGGAGCTGGATCTCCTCCTCTCCCAGCTGGCCCAGCGGGAGGGGCGGTCCAAGGCCGAACCGATCCGGGAAGCCCTGGAGCGCTTCGCCGAGGCCAGGAGGGAGGAGGTCCTTCCCTCGTGGGTGGGGGTGGGGGAGAGCGCGGACCCGGGCTACATCGACCGGGATGAGGAGGAGCTCCTTCCCTTGGCCGAGCGCCACCGGGTACGCCGGGCGCTGACCCTGGACCGCGGGCACTTTCTGCGCTTCCGGCCCAGGGGGTGGGAGTATCTGGAGGTATGGCCGTGATTGTGGTGAAGGTGGGAGGCGCCGAGGGCATCGACTACGAGGCCGTGGCCGAGGACGCCGCCTCCTTGTGGCGGGAAGGGGTGAGGCTGCTTCTGGTCCACGGGGGAAGCGCCCTCACCAACCGGGTGGCGGAGGCCCTGGGCCACCCGCCCCGCTTCCTCACCCACCCCGGGGGGCAGGTGAGCCGCCTCACCGACCCCAAGACCCTGGACATCTTCCTCATGGTCTACGCGGGCTTGGTCAACAAGCGGCTGGTGGAACGCCTGCAGCGGCGGGGGGTGAACGCCGTTGGGCTTACCGGGGTGGACGGAAGGCTTCTGGAAGGGCGCCGCAAGACCGCGGTGAAGTACGTGGAAGACGGCAAGGTGAAGATCCACCGCGGGGACTACACGGGCACCGCGG from Thermus thermamylovorans encodes:
- a CDS encoding type II toxin-antitoxin system HicA family toxin, with the translated sequence MPPRPEEVARKLQRLGFTERMAKGGHRLYTHPDGRIVVVPFHSGELPKGTFRKILKQAGISEEEFQNL
- the lysX gene encoding lysine biosynthesis protein LysX is translated as MLAILYDRIRPDERMLFERAEALGIPYKKIYAPALPMVLGERPEELAGVTVALERCVSQTRGLAVARYLTALGIPVVNRPEVIEACGDKWATSVALERAGLPQPKTALLTDAEEALRLMEEWGYPVVLKPVIGSWGRLLAKITDREAAEAILEHKEVLGGFQHQLLYLQEYVKKPGRDIRVFVVGDRAIAAIYRRSLHWITNTARGGQAENCPVTPEIAELSVRAAQAVGGGVVAIDLFESERGLLVNEVNHTMEFKNSVHTTGVDIPGEILRYAWEVARG
- the lysW gene encoding lysine biosynthesis protein LysW, with the protein product MVATCPECGAELALENPELGELVVCEDCGAELEVVGLSPLRLEAAPEEAEDWGE
- a CDS encoding type II toxin-antitoxin system HicB family antitoxin, coding for MTYTALVYEDPETPGTWIAEFPAIPEAHSFGQSPEEALAHAKEALELVLAHLRETGRPWPPDVRAVGVRVDAA
- a CDS encoding 3-isopropylmalate dehydratase large subunit; translated protein: MGLTLAEKILSHKAGREARAEELVVVEVDQVMVVDSIAGSFFRRLEYLEATPRYPERVSIVIDHVAPAANLEVAKAQKEIREWGHKHGIRVFDVGRGVCHQVLIEEGLAQPGWIVVGSDSHSTTYGAVGAFGTGMGATDIALAAASGRTWLRVPESVKVAFRGRLPQGVTAKDAALEMVRLLTAEGATYMAVEIHLTEGAEALGRGERMTLANLTVEAGAKAGLVVPSGEILDLYRVPEWLYPDPDARYVREVEIDLSRLTPRVSVPFYVDNVHEVAEVWGKRVDQVFIGTCTNGRLEDLRAAAEVLKGRKVAPGVRLLVIPASSQVLEEAARDGTLLTLLEAGATIGTPGCGPCMGRHMGVLAPGEVCVSTSNRNFRGRMGAPEAEIYLASPRVAAASAVAGYLTTPEELEGSHA
- a CDS encoding paraquat-inducible protein A, coding for MEDLEITCPVCGEASLVLAEDLETLELGDVLECEACGAFLEVVSLDPLEVEVTEEGLEGFFVDCPRCGYTFEVSEEDQGQEVECPECGFRFVPDWSEVEEEDEEW
- a CDS encoding CopG family transcriptional regulator; the protein is MKRTTLYLPEELDLLLSQLAQREGRSKAEPIREALERFAEARREEVLPSWVGVGESADPGYIDRDEEELLPLAERHRVRRALTLDRGHFLRFRPRGWEYLEVWP
- the argC gene encoding N-acetyl-gamma-glutamyl-phosphate reductase, with translation MDRKTLAIVGASGYAGGEFLRLVLSHPYLEVKQVTSRRFAGEPVTFVHPNLRGRTNLKFIPPERLEPADILVLALPHGVLAREFERYAQLAPILIDLSADFRLKDPGLYQKYYGEHPRPELLGRFVYALPELYRDRLREADWMAGAGCNATATILGLYPLLKGGVLKPGPVFVTLLISTSAAGAEPSPASHHPERAGSLRVYKPTGHRHTAEVVENLPGRPEVHLTAIATDRVRGILMTAQAFLLDGWSERDVWQAYREAYGGEPFIRIVKQKKGVHRYPDPRFVQGTNYADIGFELEEDTGRLVVMVAIDNLVKGTAGHALQALNLRMGWPETLGLEFSGLHP
- the lysS gene encoding homocitrate synthase: MREWKIIDSTLREGEQFERANFSTQDKIEIAKALDAFGVEYIEVTTPMASPQSRKDAEVLASLGLRAKVVTHIQTRLDAAQVALETGVQGIDLLFGTSKYLRAAHGRDIPRIIEEAREVIQFIREKAPHVEVRFSAEDTFRSEEHDLLEIYGAIAPYVDRVGLADTVGIATPRQVYALVREVRRVVGPHVDIEFHGHNDTGCAIANAFEAIEAGATHVDTSVLGIGERNGITPLGGFLARMYTLQPEYLRSKYRLEMLPELDRMVAKMVGIEIPFNNYITGETAFSHKAGMHLKAIYLNPESYEPYPPEVFGVGRKLIIASKLTGRHAIRARAEELGLHYGEEELHRITQHIKALADRGQLTLEELDRILREWITA
- a CDS encoding [LysW]-aminoadipate kinase, with the translated sequence MIVVKVGGAEGIDYEAVAEDAASLWREGVRLLLVHGGSALTNRVAEALGHPPRFLTHPGGQVSRLTDPKTLDIFLMVYAGLVNKRLVERLQRRGVNAVGLTGVDGRLLEGRRKTAVKYVEDGKVKIHRGDYTGTAERVNRALLDLLLEAGYLPVITPPAISYEGEAINTDGDQVAALLATTYRAEALVYLSNVPGLLAHYPDEASLVREIPVEKVESPEYLALAQGRMKRKVMGAVAAVQGGVKRVIFADARVENPIRRALAGEGTVVR
- a CDS encoding homoaconitate hydratase (catalyzes the formation of homoisocitrate from cis-homoaconitate) codes for the protein MPRVWKFGDHINTDDILPGKYAPFMVGEDRFHTFAFAHLRPGFAQEVKPGDILVFGRNAGLGSSREYAPEALKRLGIRAVIAKSYARIFFRNLVNLGIVPFESEEVVDALEEGDEVELDVETGVLRRGEERFLLRPPPPFLLEALKEGSLLDYYKKHGRFPGE